A single Amia ocellicauda isolate fAmiCal2 chromosome 9, fAmiCal2.hap1, whole genome shotgun sequence DNA region contains:
- the il17c gene encoding interleukin-17C — MEKITVLVVLSMLGLVGGTRCYTEGDKIKTRYQKIFKMPIYNKHLTVNAGKDLRCPDYNRIRPAEDYSSRSISPWRYRIDVDENRYPRKLAFAQCLCKGCIVGSNLTESNSHVSVTVTQTLMVLKKTACKGDKTPGSRKFSLKVEYISVPVACTCVLPKY; from the exons ATGGAGAAG ATTACAGTTCTAGTCGTGTTGTCCATGCTTGGTTTGGTGGGTGGGACCCGCTGCTACACCGAGGGTGACAAAATCAAGACTAGGTATCAGAAGATATTCAAGATGCCCATATACAACAAACACTTAACTGTGAATGCCGGCAAGGATTTGCGATGCCCTGATTACAATCGCATCCGTCCGGCGGAGGACTACAGCAGCCGCTCCATTTCCCCCTGGCGGTACAG GATCGACGTGGATGAGAACAGATACCCGAGGAAGCTGGCCTTTGCCCAGTGCCTGTGTAAGGGCTGTATAGTTGGCTCCAATTTGACAGAAAGTAACTCCCACGTCTCCGTTACTGTCACTCAAACCCTGATGGTGCTGAAGAAGACGGCCTGTAAGGGCGACAAAACCCCGGGATCAAGGAAGTTTTCTTTAAAAGTTGAATACATTTCAGTCCCCGTGGCTTGCACTTGCGTGTTACCGAAATATTAA